A window of Patescibacteria group bacterium contains these coding sequences:
- a CDS encoding class I SAM-dependent methyltransferase has translation MKADYAKQLHKELSGAYDAIAEDFSRTRSAWWEELKFVSSYVRARDLVLDIGCGNGRLFEELRDKKITYTGIDSSKKLIELARERYTPSATFLQADALLLPFGNESFNVAFSFAVLHHIPSAKLRRQFMSETYRVLAKDGVVVLSVWNLWHKKYLGIIAGHAVKKLLGRSPLDMKDIFLKFGDKERARFLHAFTLREFEKLALAAGFTIEKSILVKRRSGQSNFLLVCRKS, from the coding sequence AGAATTAAGTGGCGCATACGATGCGATAGCAGAGGACTTTTCGCGTACCCGGAGCGCGTGGTGGGAAGAATTGAAATTCGTCTCCTCATACGTACGCGCGAGAGACTTAGTGCTTGATATCGGATGCGGAAACGGCAGGCTCTTTGAAGAATTGCGCGATAAAAAAATAACCTATACGGGTATTGATTCTTCAAAAAAACTCATTGAGTTAGCGAGAGAACGATATACGCCGAGTGCCACGTTCCTGCAAGCCGATGCTCTCCTCCTCCCTTTCGGCAATGAGAGTTTTAATGTCGCGTTCTCGTTTGCCGTCCTTCATCATATTCCTTCGGCAAAACTACGCCGGCAATTCATGTCTGAAACATATCGAGTGCTTGCAAAAGATGGCGTTGTCGTTTTGAGCGTATGGAACCTGTGGCACAAAAAATACCTCGGTATCATTGCCGGGCACGCGGTAAAGAAACTGCTCGGCCGCTCTCCTCTTGATATGAAAGATATATTTCTCAAATTTGGCGACAAAGAACGCGCACGCTTTCTTCACGCGTTCACCCTCCGTGAGTTTGAAAAACTGGCACTGGCCGCGGGGTTTACGATAGAGAAAAGCATCCTCGTGAAAAGAAGAAGTGGGCAATCCAATTTCCTTCTCGTGTGCCGAAAAAGCTAA
- a CDS encoding glycosyltransferase family 4 protein: protein MKVIIISSDRKIFEGGSPVERRMIEYGALVEELHIIVFTQSGFENKNPGRNISVYPTNSKSKWHYIRDAYRIGRTLEDIDLVTAQDPFEAGFSAWRIAKKLQAKLQLQVHTDFLSPFFAKESVLNVLRVRVARFLLPRASCVRVVSERIKNSLAISLGLPVTKITVLPIFVDTKRVRDASAHIDLRLRYPQFDFIVLMASRLTKEKNIALALRAFQKVVKKYPKTGLIVIGEGRELHTLGTLATSLNLQGNIIFDGWQTDLISYYKTADLFLLTSNYEGYGMTLIEAASAGRAIVTTDVGVVGDTINAENALVCAVGDETCITQSIRRVIENKGLRERLEQATAMATEQMPVRSNEQYIEKYVQGWQNCS from the coding sequence ATGAAAGTCATCATAATATCATCGGATAGGAAAATATTTGAGGGTGGTTCTCCGGTAGAGCGGAGGATGATCGAGTACGGGGCGCTCGTAGAGGAGCTTCATATCATTGTGTTCACTCAATCGGGTTTTGAAAACAAAAATCCGGGACGAAATATATCGGTTTATCCCACCAACTCCAAAAGTAAATGGCATTATATTCGCGATGCGTACCGTATCGGCAGAACACTTGAAGATATTGATCTCGTAACCGCACAGGATCCGTTTGAGGCAGGTTTCTCCGCGTGGCGTATCGCAAAGAAACTCCAAGCGAAATTGCAGTTGCAGGTGCATACGGATTTTTTGAGCCCATTCTTTGCTAAGGAGTCAGTACTCAATGTTCTGCGCGTTCGGGTAGCGCGATTCTTGCTTCCTCGCGCATCCTGCGTTCGGGTAGTATCGGAACGCATCAAAAACTCACTCGCAATTTCTCTGGGCCTGCCAGTCACAAAAATAACAGTACTTCCCATATTTGTGGATACCAAACGTGTACGCGACGCATCGGCGCACATTGATCTCCGTCTGCGATACCCGCAATTTGATTTTATCGTTCTTATGGCTTCCCGACTGACGAAAGAAAAAAATATCGCTCTCGCGCTCCGCGCTTTTCAAAAAGTGGTGAAAAAATATCCCAAAACGGGACTCATTGTTATCGGTGAAGGGAGGGAGTTGCATACGCTCGGCACGCTTGCCACGAGTCTCAATCTGCAAGGGAACATCATTTTTGATGGTTGGCAGACAGACCTTATTTCGTATTACAAAACCGCAGACCTCTTTCTGCTTACTTCAAATTATGAAGGATACGGAATGACACTCATTGAAGCGGCATCTGCCGGACGCGCCATCGTGACCACTGACGTTGGGGTGGTGGGCGACACTATTAATGCGGAGAACGCGCTCGTCTGCGCCGTAGGTGACGAAACATGCATCACGCAGAGTATCCGTCGGGTGATTGAAAACAAGGGCCTGCGTGAGCGTCTAGAGCAAGCGACGGCCATGGCGACAGAGCAGATGCCAGTCAGATCAAATGAACAATATATTGAAAAATACGTACAGGGCTGGCAGAACTGTTCCTAA
- a CDS encoding glycosyltransferase family 4 protein, which produces MRILIATGLYPPDIGGPATYSKLLKDELPKRGIEVEVLSFGEVRHLLPLVRHIVYFFKVLRAGRSADLFLALDPVSVGFPATLVSLLLRKPLVVKIVGDYAWEQGTQRFGITDTLDDFVVKPARHPFVLLLRSTQRMVARRAKHIIVPSAYLKRIVTAWGITEKKISVIYNAFDTVTHTKEEKDEIRALLDISNHAIFSAGRLVPWKGFAALIEIMPGILEEFPDASLFIAGEGPLCGTLETLIKKHNLGGHVRMLGALPQETLFRYIKAADVFVLNTGYEGFSHQLLEVMSTETPIIATDVGGNPELIETGVEGILVSYNNKAELESAIREILRGHIDGRALARNAQKKVMQFTKERMLTETVRTLMSQI; this is translated from the coding sequence ATGCGTATTCTCATAGCCACAGGCCTCTATCCGCCCGATATCGGAGGGCCTGCCACTTACAGCAAGCTTTTGAAGGACGAGCTCCCCAAGCGAGGCATTGAAGTAGAGGTGCTTTCCTTTGGTGAAGTGCGACACTTGCTCCCGCTTGTGCGCCATATTGTATACTTTTTTAAGGTATTGCGGGCAGGGAGGTCGGCTGATCTTTTTCTTGCTCTTGATCCGGTTTCTGTTGGGTTTCCGGCGACCCTTGTTTCATTATTGCTGCGGAAACCACTCGTGGTTAAGATCGTAGGCGACTACGCGTGGGAGCAGGGAACACAGCGATTTGGCATTACAGACACTCTTGATGACTTTGTTGTAAAACCCGCGCGTCATCCGTTCGTTCTTCTTTTACGCTCCACCCAGCGAATGGTGGCGAGACGCGCGAAACACATCATTGTTCCGAGCGCGTATCTCAAGCGTATTGTGACGGCATGGGGAATTACGGAAAAAAAAATTTCTGTCATATATAATGCGTTTGACACCGTAACGCATACCAAAGAAGAGAAGGACGAGATCCGCGCTCTTTTGGATATTTCCAATCACGCAATTTTCTCAGCCGGACGCTTGGTTCCATGGAAAGGATTTGCGGCGCTTATTGAAATCATGCCGGGCATCCTTGAAGAATTTCCCGACGCGTCACTTTTTATCGCAGGCGAAGGCCCTCTTTGCGGGACGCTTGAAACGCTTATCAAGAAACACAACCTTGGAGGTCATGTGCGTATGCTCGGCGCGTTACCTCAAGAAACGCTCTTTCGGTATATAAAAGCAGCGGATGTGTTTGTGCTAAACACCGGCTATGAGGGGTTTTCCCATCAGCTTCTTGAAGTGATGAGTACAGAAACGCCTATTATTGCTACTGATGTGGGCGGCAACCCGGAGCTCATTGAAACGGGTGTGGAAGGAATCCTTGTCAGCTACAACAACAAGGCGGAGCTTGAAAGCGCAATTCGAGAAATATTACGGGGGCATATTGATGGCCGAGCGCTTGCGCGTAACGCGCAGAAGAAAGTAATGCAATTCACGAAAGAGCGCATGCTTACTGAAACCGTTCGCACTCTCATGTCACAAATATGA